In one Dermacentor variabilis isolate Ectoservices chromosome 4, ASM5094787v1, whole genome shotgun sequence genomic region, the following are encoded:
- the LOC142579332 gene encoding serine hydrolase-like protein isoform X2 yields the protein MPTECTETKFTIPYGSLAAKQWGDQARATTRVLALHGWRNNAGTFDTLIPLLAPEIFVVALDLSGHGLSSHKPAGCSYSYHEYVMDVCRVVQQLKWERFCIMGHSFGCTVGMMYASFFPDRVQCVVALDLYAPLHVPRERLTQDTSKLISSFIHLESKLNQPPSYTEEELLKRLDEATLHTLNKDTMRILMARDVARAGGTNEEGKLVLRTDQRTKVISTVLLDADFQYTLMEKIRCDLLMITASEIDERIMRQSMDRFFALYKRCCPRFKHVEVEGNHYVHLNHPERVAPLVNEFLADVKSV from the exons ATGCCTACCGAGTGCACAGAAACCAAGTTCACCATCCCGTACGGCAGCCTGGCCGCCAAACAGTGGGGCGACCAGGCGCGCGCCACCACCCGCGTCCTGGCGCTGCACGGCTGGAGAAACAACGCCGGCACCTTCGACACCCTCATTCCGCTGCTCGCACCAG aGATCTTTGTGGTCGCTCTGGACCTGAGCGGTCACGGCCTGTCGTCGCACAAGCCGGCCGGCTGCAGCTACAGCTACCACGAGTACGTCATGGACGTGTGCCGCGTCGTTCAACAGCTCAAGTGGGAGCGCTTCTGCATCATGGGTCACAGCTTCGGCTGCACCGTGGGCATGATGTACGCGAGCTTCTTCCCGGACCGCGTCCAGTGCGTCGTCGCGCTGGACCTGTACGCGCCTCTGCATGTGCCACGAGAACGCCTCACCCAAGACACCAGCAAGCTGATCAGCAGCTTCATTCACCTGGAAAGCAAGCTGAACCAGCCGCCGAGTTACACCGAGGAAGAGCTGCTCAAGCGGCTCGACGAAGCCACGCTGCACACTCTGAACAAGGACACCATGCGAATTCTAATGGCCAGGGACGTCGCCCGCGCCGGGGGCACCAACGAGGAAGGCAAGCTCGTCTTGCGCACGGACCAGAGGACCAAGGTCATCAGCACGGTTCTGCTGGACGCGGATTTCCAGTACACCCTCATGGAGAAGATCCGCTGTGACCTGCTAATGATAACGGCGTCGGAGATCGACGAGCGCATTATGCGTCAGAGCATGGATCGCTTCTTCGCCCTTTACAAGCGCTGCTGCCCGCGATTCAAGCACGTTGAGGTCGAGGGAAACCACTACGTACACCTCAACCATCCCGAGAGAGTGGCCCCGCTGGTAAACGAGTTTTTGGCCGATGTAAAGTCGGTGTAA
- the LOC142579332 gene encoding serine hydrolase-like protein isoform X1 produces MVTSSSTYLTGMPTECTETKFTIPYGSLAAKQWGDQARATTRVLALHGWRNNAGTFDTLIPLLAPEIFVVALDLSGHGLSSHKPAGCSYSYHEYVMDVCRVVQQLKWERFCIMGHSFGCTVGMMYASFFPDRVQCVVALDLYAPLHVPRERLTQDTSKLISSFIHLESKLNQPPSYTEEELLKRLDEATLHTLNKDTMRILMARDVARAGGTNEEGKLVLRTDQRTKVISTVLLDADFQYTLMEKIRCDLLMITASEIDERIMRQSMDRFFALYKRCCPRFKHVEVEGNHYVHLNHPERVAPLVNEFLADVKSV; encoded by the exons ATGGTTACTTCGTCCTCAACATACTTGACAG GCATGCCTACCGAGTGCACAGAAACCAAGTTCACCATCCCGTACGGCAGCCTGGCCGCCAAACAGTGGGGCGACCAGGCGCGCGCCACCACCCGCGTCCTGGCGCTGCACGGCTGGAGAAACAACGCCGGCACCTTCGACACCCTCATTCCGCTGCTCGCACCAG aGATCTTTGTGGTCGCTCTGGACCTGAGCGGTCACGGCCTGTCGTCGCACAAGCCGGCCGGCTGCAGCTACAGCTACCACGAGTACGTCATGGACGTGTGCCGCGTCGTTCAACAGCTCAAGTGGGAGCGCTTCTGCATCATGGGTCACAGCTTCGGCTGCACCGTGGGCATGATGTACGCGAGCTTCTTCCCGGACCGCGTCCAGTGCGTCGTCGCGCTGGACCTGTACGCGCCTCTGCATGTGCCACGAGAACGCCTCACCCAAGACACCAGCAAGCTGATCAGCAGCTTCATTCACCTGGAAAGCAAGCTGAACCAGCCGCCGAGTTACACCGAGGAAGAGCTGCTCAAGCGGCTCGACGAAGCCACGCTGCACACTCTGAACAAGGACACCATGCGAATTCTAATGGCCAGGGACGTCGCCCGCGCCGGGGGCACCAACGAGGAAGGCAAGCTCGTCTTGCGCACGGACCAGAGGACCAAGGTCATCAGCACGGTTCTGCTGGACGCGGATTTCCAGTACACCCTCATGGAGAAGATCCGCTGTGACCTGCTAATGATAACGGCGTCGGAGATCGACGAGCGCATTATGCGTCAGAGCATGGATCGCTTCTTCGCCCTTTACAAGCGCTGCTGCCCGCGATTCAAGCACGTTGAGGTCGAGGGAAACCACTACGTACACCTCAACCATCCCGAGAGAGTGGCCCCGCTGGTAAACGAGTTTTTGGCCGATGTAAAGTCGGTGTAA
- the LOC142579331 gene encoding uncharacterized protein LOC142579331, protein MVFTRRTANAIEANVNIDTAFEQREGQRRQELQRVGETESETSDTEMDSETQGAAQAPSTTDPEAMAVRRLELELEKVRLQLECERIALRRVELEQSSRPPSVSEGSDRRGAITDGIAQCAKVLKAYRLPCDADVPIWFDEVEKLFASFQVPAHSRVHLIMPALAERVRYLLRGLNDEECTDYETVKKAVLDELKLTPAKYLERFEKASKRKEETWAQFASRARTYLAYYLQSRNANTKEAMTELMVADRMKASLSSEALEYVLLREGEDWFKPVEVAKVLETFEQAKGKGRATKPAATASLLQHAKLASPQRTNLKCHVCHVQGHLARDCPKASNKEQQGKAPTVQKQRVQKVAVVSEEPPPEQERVLSARVQVLAQNVSSGRSKLDLIPIMCGGIATVAVLDTGSEITVVRKSILPVVLQEPSRTVRLESAFGNTIRANLATLPVGMHRPGAVIQPQRIDLVCAVTDELANGVDCLLSKEDWELLQAQEKEEFGGENIPRVANSVGVRSVEMVDNTEPDCGLSCEETTDEIPKLQGNSLIQDFNGVPSQREEFRAAQLADESLKKAWYDVRNGKAGMLVSDGLLYHWDSLAGVKVRQLGLPEERRNEVVPLRSLTARAACEALLEIFSRTGVSGTICSDKGTNFKSQLTQLMLEKLGCSPRFSTAEHPEGNGVVERWNRVLKNMLYTVMERDRRKWDKLIPFVLWAYHEVPHDTTGVAPFRLLYGRNPNGSLSILQQTWTGEIAVPSTLRENYADVGSPLTTLTRRGVPNSIPWSEDTQCTFESQKLTLCQAVAMNTPEPHQPYWLFTDASATVAGTCLAQMSADGKEKPIAFASHRFNPTQARCSTIEREAFAIIWALKKFDYWLFGAVVNVVSDHNPLSYLTTSTPQGAKLARWALSLQRYNVTVRHRKGTSNANADALSRLSNRSWEPTE, encoded by the coding sequence atggtgttcacgcgcagaacagcaaacgcgattgaggctaacgtaaacattgatactgcatttgaacaaagagagggtcagagacggcaggaactgcaacgcgtcggagagaccgagtctgagacgtcggatactgaaatggatagtgagacgcaaggcgctgctcaggctccgagcacgacagatccagaggccatggcggtgagacgcctggagctggagctggaaaaggtgcgcctacagctagagtgcgagcgcattgctctacggagagtggagctcgagcagtcgagcaggccgccttcggtgtcggaaggaagtgatcggcgcggtgccatcacggatggaatagcacaatgtgctaaagtgcttaaggcataccggttgccgtgtgacgctgacgttccgatatggtttgatgaggtcgaaaagttgtttgcatcttttcaagtacctgcacatagccgtgtacatttgatcatgcctgcgctggccgagcgggttcgttatctgttgcgtggcctcaatgacgaggaatgtacagattacgagactgtaaagaaggcggtattagatgaacttaagctcacgccagctaaatacttggagaggtttgaaaaggcatctaaacgaaaggaggaaacttgggctcagttcgcgtcccgCGCGAGAACTTATTTGGCatattaccttcaatctcgcaatgcaaacaccaaagaagctatgacggagcttatggtcgctgaccgtatgaaagccagtctaagctcagaagcccttgaatatgttcttttgcgggagggcgaagattggtttaagccagtggaggtggcgaaagtgctcgagactttcgagcaagctaaagggaaaggacgagcaactaagccagccgcaacagcctcactgctgcagcacgcaaaactagctagcccgcagaggacaaatttaaaatgccacgtgtgtcatgtacagggtcacctagccagagactgcccaaaagcttcaaataaagaacagcaggggaaggcgccgactgtgcaaaaacaaagggtacagaaggttgctgtagtaagtgaagaacctccaccagagcaagaaagggtgctaagcgctagagtaCAAGTGTTAGCTCAAAATGTtagttcagggaggtcaaagctggaccttatccctatcatgtgcggggGTATCGCAACAGtagctgtgttggacacaggtagtgagataacggtggTCCGTAAAAGTATATTGCCCGTCGTGTTACAGGAGCCATCACGAACAGTAAGactcgagtcggcattcggaaacaccattcgagctaacctagctacgctgcccgtaggcatgcatcgcccgggggctgtgatacaaccgcagaggatcgatctggtgtgcgcggttacagacgaacttgcgaacggggttgactgcctgctgtcaaaggaagattgggaactactacaggcgcaggaaaaagaggagtttggaggagaaaatattccgcgggtagccaattccgttggggtccgatcagttgaaatggtcgataacactgagccagactgcggtctaagttgcgaagaaacgacagatgaaatccctaaattgcaagggaatagtttgatacaagatttcaatggggtgcccagtcagcgggaggaatttcgagctgctcagcttgccgatgaaagcctgaaaaaggcctgGTATGATGTGAGAAACGGCAAAGCTGGCATGCtcgtgtcagacggacttttgtaccattgggattccttagcgggagtcaaaGTCAGACAACTGGgcctaccagaagaaagacgcaatgaggtagtgccgctccgatccctgacagcgagggccgcatgcgaggctttactggaaattttcagtcgtactggagtgtcgggaacgatctgttcagacaaaggtactaactttaaatctcaactgacacagttaatgttagaaaaactgggctgttcacccaggttctccactgccgaacaccctgagggcaacggagtggttgagagatggaacagagtcctcaaaaatatgttgtatactgtaatggaacgggaccgaagaaagtgggacaagctgatcccatttgttctgtgggcgtatcacgaagtgccgcatgataccaccggggtggcgccgttcaggctattgtacggtagaaacccaaatgggtccctatcaatattgcagcaaacttggacgggtgaaattgcggtgccctcaactctgagagagaactaCGCCGACGTTGGGAGCCCGCTTACAACTTTGACAAGGCGgggggttcctaattcaattccatggtcaGAAGATACGCAGTGCACGTTCGAAAGTCAAAAGTTAACTCTCTGTcaggctgtcgccatgaacactcctgagcctcatcagccgtactggctattcactgatgcgtcggcgacggtggctggtacctgtttagctcaaatgtcagcggacggaaaagaaaagccgatcgcttttgctagccatcgctttaacccgacacaggcgcgctgttcgactatagagagagaagcctttgctattatttgggcactcaagaaatttgactactggcttttcggagcagtggtgaatgttgtctctgaccataacccattgtcatatttgacaaccagcaccccgcagggggccaagttagcaagatgggcgctttcactacagcgctacaatgtaacggtgcgtcaccggaaaggaacaagtaacgccaacgctgatgcattgtcaaggctctcgaatcgttcatgggagccaaccgagtaa
- the LOC142579332 gene encoding serine hydrolase-like protein isoform X3, whose product MDPVELRIEVPFGFLAAKAWGPADGKPVLALHGWLDSAATFDTLCSLLDSSLRVVALDFAGHGDSSHRPPGCHYNVLEYVIDVRRAVDYLQWHRFCIVGHSMGGAVAMTFAGIFPDRVLSVVALDIVVPTLIVDSYLTSMLTHGINKFLQLEPLTKNPSPVYSMDDLLERLESASPGQLSERSKKILLSRGARAVECGFVLKRDIRAKTTRTFVLPLETQKALVSRYKGDMLIFRVTDGTSVQLLKDLEAEFRMAYKKHCKRFEYIELEGGHYVHLNQPELLAPAINRFLCQPAVGKARL is encoded by the coding sequence ATGGATCCTGTCGAGCTGCGCATAGAAGTCCCCTTTGGTTTTCTGGCTGCGAAAGCCTGGGGTCCCGCTGACGGCAAACCCGTCCTCGCTTTGCACGGATGGCTAGATAGTGCTGCCACATTCGACACGTTGTGTTCCCTTTTGGATTCCTCCTTGAGGGTCGTCGCGCTCGACTTTGCGGGCCATGGCGACTCATCGCACAGACCTCCTGGTTGCCACTACAACGTCCTCGAATACGTCATCGACGTCCGCCGCGCCGTGGACTACCTGCAGTGGCATCGGTTCTGCATCGTGGGACACAGCATGGGTGGCGCGGTGGCCATGACGTTCGCTGGCATCTTCCCGGATCGCGTCTTGTCTGTGGTCGCTCTAGACATCGTCGTACCGACGCTTATCGTCGACTCGTACCTCACTTCGATGCTCACGCATGGCATCAACAAGTTTCTACAGCTCGAACCGCTGACAAAGAACCCTTCTCCGGTGTACAGCATGGACGACTTGTTAGAACGGCTCGAAAGCGCCAGTCCCGGACAGCTGAGTGAGAGGTCCAAGAAAATTCTGCTAAGCCGAGGCGCGCGAGCAGTGGAATGCGGATTTGTGCTCAAAAGGGACATACGAGCTAAAACCACCAGGACGTTCGTCCTGCCGCTAGAGACGCAAAAGGCCCTCGTATCTCGGTACAAAGGAGACATGCTCATCTTCCGCGTCACTGACGGTACTTCGGTTCAGCTACTCAAGGATTTGGAGGCGGAGTTCAGGATGGCATACAAGAAACACTGTAAAAGGTTTGAGTACATAGAATTAGAAGGCGGCCACTACGTTCATCTGAACCAACCTGAGCTTCTGGCGCCAGCTATTAACCGCTTCCTTTGCCAGCCTGCAGTCGGGAAAGCGCGCctgtaa